The Budorcas taxicolor isolate Tak-1 chromosome 18, Takin1.1, whole genome shotgun sequence genome window below encodes:
- the LRP3 gene encoding low-density lipoprotein receptor-related protein 3 isoform X1: protein MEKRAAAGPEGAPGARAQLAVVCLVNIVLTGRFSSAVPALGEASASQPPLLTAACSGQLERHTARRGVIYSPAWPLNYPPGTNCSWYIQGDRGDMITISFRNFDVEESHQCSLDWLMLGPAAPPRQEAFRLCGSAIPPAFISARDHVWIFFHSDTSSSGQAQGFRLSYIRGKLGQASCQADEFRCDNGKCLPGPWQCNTVDECGDGSDEDNCSAPASEPPGSLCPGGTFPCSGARSTRCLPAERRCDGTQDCGDGSDEAGCPDLACGRRLGSFYGSFASPDLFGAARGPSDLHCTWLVDTQDPRRVLLQLELRLGYDDYVQVYEGLGERGDRLLQTLSYRSNHRPVSLEAAQGRLTVAYHARARSAGHGFNATYQVKGYCLPWEQPCGSSREGDAEDPGEQGCFSEPQRCDGWWHCASGRDEQGCPACPPDQYPCEGGSGLCYTPADRCNNQKSCPDGADEKNCFSCQPGTFHCGTNLCIFETWRCDGQEDCQDGSDEHGCLAAVPRKVITAALIGSLVCGLLLVIALGCAFKLYSLRTQEYRAFETQMTRLEAEFVRREAPPSYGQLIAQGLIPPVEDFPVYSASQASVLQNLRTAMRRQMRRHASRRGPSRRRLGRLWNRLFHRPRAPRGQIPLLTAARTSQTVLGDGLLQPAPGAARDPPAPLTDTSSPGAAGEGLPGAPSHTSEVGPSVPPPSGLRDPLESRPADKDRKAGRDPLVASPAPVDVPQESCSSQDPHPLALTAGSTLGPHPSEPLGVCRSPPPPCSPTLEASDDEALLVC, encoded by the exons TGAACATTGTTCTCACCGGGCGGTTCAGCAGCGCCGTTCCTGCCTTAG GTGAAGCCAGCGCCTCTCAGCCTCCTCTCCTGACAGCCGCCTGCAGTGGGCAGCTGGAGCGGCACACTGCACGCCGCGGCGTCATCTACAGCCCAGCCTGGCCTCTCAACTACCCGCCGGGCACCAACTGCAGCTGGTACATACAGGGTGACCGCGGGGACATGATCACCATCAG CTTCCGCAACTTTGACGTGGAGGAGTCCCACCAGTGCTCCCTGGACTGGCTAATGCTgggccccgcggccccgccccgccagGAGGCCTTCCGGCTCTGTGGCTCTGCCATCCCGCCTGCCTTCATCTCTGCCCGGGACCATGTCTGGATCTTCTTCCACTCCGACACCTCCAGCTCTGGCCAGGCCCAGGGCTTCCGTCTCTCCTACATCCGAG GGAAGCTGGGCCAGGCGTCCTGCCAGGCTGACGAGTTCCGCTGTGACAACGGCAAGTGCCTGCCGGGCCCTTGGCAGTGCAACACCGTGGACGAGTGTGGCGACGGCTCGGATGAGGACAACTGCTCGGCGCCTGCCTCGGAGCCGCCAGGCAGCCTGTGCCCCGGGGGCACCTTCCCCTGCAGCGGGGCGCGCTCCACGCGCTGCCTGCCCGCCGAGCGGCGCTGCGACGGCACTCAGGACTGCGGCGATGGCTCCGATGAGGCTGGCTGCCCCGACCTGGCCTGCGGCCGGCGGCTAGGCAGCTTCTACGGCTCCTTCGCTTCCCCAGACCTGTTCGGCGCGGCCCGCGGGCCCTCGGACCTTCACTGCACGTGGCTGGTGGACACACAGGACCCGCGGCGCGTGCTGCTGCAGCTGGAGCTGCGGCTGGGCTACGACGACTACGTGCAGGTGTACGAGGGCCTGGGCGAGCGCGGGGACCGCCTGCTGCAGACGCTCTCCTACCGCAGCAACCACCGGCCGGTGAGCCTGGAGGCCGCCCAGGGCCGCCTCACTGTGGCCTACCACGCCCGCGCCCGCAGCGCCGGCCACGGCTTCAATGCCACCTACCAAGTGAAGGGCTACTGCCTCCCGTGGGAGCAGCCGTGCGGGAGCAGCCGCGAGGGCGACGCGGAGGACCCAGGCGAGCAAGGCTGCTTCTCGGAGCCACAGCGCTGCGACGGCTGGTGGCACTGCGCCAGCGGCCGGGACGAGCAGGGCTGCCCCGCCTGCCCCCCGGACCAGTACCCCTGCGAGGGGGGCAGCGGCCTGTGCTACACGCCCGCCGACCGCTGCAACAACCAGAAGAGCTGCCCCGACGGTGCGGACGAGAAGAACTGCTTCTCCTGCCAGCCAGGCACCTTCCACTGCGGCACCAACCTGTGCATCTTCGAGACGTGGCGCTGTGACGGCCAGGAGGACTGCCAGGATGGCAGCGACGAGCACGGGTGCCTGGCGGCCGTGCCCCGCAAGGTCATCACCGCCGCGCTCATCGGCAGCCTGGTCTGCGGGCTGCTGCTCGTCATCGCCCTGGGCTGTGCCTTCAAGCTCTACTCCCTGCGCACGCAGGAGTACAG GGCCTTTGAGACCCAGATGACACGCCTGGAGGCTGAGTTTGTGCGGCGGGAGGCACCCCCGTCCTACGGGCAGCTCATCGCACAGGGCCTCATTCCACCCGTCGAGGACTTTCCCGTCTACAGTGCATCCCAG GCCTCGGTGCTACAGAACCTGCGCACGGCCATGCGGCGACAGATGCGCAGACACGCCTCCCGCCGCGGGCCCTCCCGCCGCCGCCTCGGCCGCCTCTGGAACCGGCTGTTTCACCGGCCACGGGCGCCGCGCGGGCAGATCCCGCTGCTGACGGCCGCGCGCACCTCCCAGACGGTGCTGGGTGACGGGCTCCTCCAGCCGGCACCGGGGGCTGCCCGGGACCCCCCGGCACCCCTAACGGACACAAGCAGCCCGGGGGCAGCAGGGGAGGGGCTCCCTGGCGCCCCCAGCCACACCTCGGAGGTGGGACCTTCCGTGCCACCCCCCTCCGGCCTGCGGGACCCCTTGGAGTCCAGGCCCGCTGACAAGGACAGAAAGGCTGGCAGGGACCCTCTGGTGGCCAGCCCAGCCCCTGTGGACGTGCCTCAGGAGTCCTGCTCCAGCCAGGACCCTCACCCCCTGGCCCTCACTGCCGGTAGCACCCTTGGCCCCCACCCATCAGAGCCACTGGGTGTCTGCAGGAGCCCCCCGCCACCCTGCTCCCCAACGTTGGAGGCCAGTGACGATGAGGCCCTGCTGGTCTGCTGA
- the LRP3 gene encoding low-density lipoprotein receptor-related protein 3 isoform X2, producing MEKRAAAGPEGAPGARAQLAVVCLVNIVLTGRFSSAVPALAACSGQLERHTARRGVIYSPAWPLNYPPGTNCSWYIQGDRGDMITISFRNFDVEESHQCSLDWLMLGPAAPPRQEAFRLCGSAIPPAFISARDHVWIFFHSDTSSSGQAQGFRLSYIRGKLGQASCQADEFRCDNGKCLPGPWQCNTVDECGDGSDEDNCSAPASEPPGSLCPGGTFPCSGARSTRCLPAERRCDGTQDCGDGSDEAGCPDLACGRRLGSFYGSFASPDLFGAARGPSDLHCTWLVDTQDPRRVLLQLELRLGYDDYVQVYEGLGERGDRLLQTLSYRSNHRPVSLEAAQGRLTVAYHARARSAGHGFNATYQVKGYCLPWEQPCGSSREGDAEDPGEQGCFSEPQRCDGWWHCASGRDEQGCPACPPDQYPCEGGSGLCYTPADRCNNQKSCPDGADEKNCFSCQPGTFHCGTNLCIFETWRCDGQEDCQDGSDEHGCLAAVPRKVITAALIGSLVCGLLLVIALGCAFKLYSLRTQEYRAFETQMTRLEAEFVRREAPPSYGQLIAQGLIPPVEDFPVYSASQASVLQNLRTAMRRQMRRHASRRGPSRRRLGRLWNRLFHRPRAPRGQIPLLTAARTSQTVLGDGLLQPAPGAARDPPAPLTDTSSPGAAGEGLPGAPSHTSEVGPSVPPPSGLRDPLESRPADKDRKAGRDPLVASPAPVDVPQESCSSQDPHPLALTAGSTLGPHPSEPLGVCRSPPPPCSPTLEASDDEALLVC from the exons TGAACATTGTTCTCACCGGGCGGTTCAGCAGCGCCGTTCCTGCCTTAG CCGCCTGCAGTGGGCAGCTGGAGCGGCACACTGCACGCCGCGGCGTCATCTACAGCCCAGCCTGGCCTCTCAACTACCCGCCGGGCACCAACTGCAGCTGGTACATACAGGGTGACCGCGGGGACATGATCACCATCAG CTTCCGCAACTTTGACGTGGAGGAGTCCCACCAGTGCTCCCTGGACTGGCTAATGCTgggccccgcggccccgccccgccagGAGGCCTTCCGGCTCTGTGGCTCTGCCATCCCGCCTGCCTTCATCTCTGCCCGGGACCATGTCTGGATCTTCTTCCACTCCGACACCTCCAGCTCTGGCCAGGCCCAGGGCTTCCGTCTCTCCTACATCCGAG GGAAGCTGGGCCAGGCGTCCTGCCAGGCTGACGAGTTCCGCTGTGACAACGGCAAGTGCCTGCCGGGCCCTTGGCAGTGCAACACCGTGGACGAGTGTGGCGACGGCTCGGATGAGGACAACTGCTCGGCGCCTGCCTCGGAGCCGCCAGGCAGCCTGTGCCCCGGGGGCACCTTCCCCTGCAGCGGGGCGCGCTCCACGCGCTGCCTGCCCGCCGAGCGGCGCTGCGACGGCACTCAGGACTGCGGCGATGGCTCCGATGAGGCTGGCTGCCCCGACCTGGCCTGCGGCCGGCGGCTAGGCAGCTTCTACGGCTCCTTCGCTTCCCCAGACCTGTTCGGCGCGGCCCGCGGGCCCTCGGACCTTCACTGCACGTGGCTGGTGGACACACAGGACCCGCGGCGCGTGCTGCTGCAGCTGGAGCTGCGGCTGGGCTACGACGACTACGTGCAGGTGTACGAGGGCCTGGGCGAGCGCGGGGACCGCCTGCTGCAGACGCTCTCCTACCGCAGCAACCACCGGCCGGTGAGCCTGGAGGCCGCCCAGGGCCGCCTCACTGTGGCCTACCACGCCCGCGCCCGCAGCGCCGGCCACGGCTTCAATGCCACCTACCAAGTGAAGGGCTACTGCCTCCCGTGGGAGCAGCCGTGCGGGAGCAGCCGCGAGGGCGACGCGGAGGACCCAGGCGAGCAAGGCTGCTTCTCGGAGCCACAGCGCTGCGACGGCTGGTGGCACTGCGCCAGCGGCCGGGACGAGCAGGGCTGCCCCGCCTGCCCCCCGGACCAGTACCCCTGCGAGGGGGGCAGCGGCCTGTGCTACACGCCCGCCGACCGCTGCAACAACCAGAAGAGCTGCCCCGACGGTGCGGACGAGAAGAACTGCTTCTCCTGCCAGCCAGGCACCTTCCACTGCGGCACCAACCTGTGCATCTTCGAGACGTGGCGCTGTGACGGCCAGGAGGACTGCCAGGATGGCAGCGACGAGCACGGGTGCCTGGCGGCCGTGCCCCGCAAGGTCATCACCGCCGCGCTCATCGGCAGCCTGGTCTGCGGGCTGCTGCTCGTCATCGCCCTGGGCTGTGCCTTCAAGCTCTACTCCCTGCGCACGCAGGAGTACAG GGCCTTTGAGACCCAGATGACACGCCTGGAGGCTGAGTTTGTGCGGCGGGAGGCACCCCCGTCCTACGGGCAGCTCATCGCACAGGGCCTCATTCCACCCGTCGAGGACTTTCCCGTCTACAGTGCATCCCAG GCCTCGGTGCTACAGAACCTGCGCACGGCCATGCGGCGACAGATGCGCAGACACGCCTCCCGCCGCGGGCCCTCCCGCCGCCGCCTCGGCCGCCTCTGGAACCGGCTGTTTCACCGGCCACGGGCGCCGCGCGGGCAGATCCCGCTGCTGACGGCCGCGCGCACCTCCCAGACGGTGCTGGGTGACGGGCTCCTCCAGCCGGCACCGGGGGCTGCCCGGGACCCCCCGGCACCCCTAACGGACACAAGCAGCCCGGGGGCAGCAGGGGAGGGGCTCCCTGGCGCCCCCAGCCACACCTCGGAGGTGGGACCTTCCGTGCCACCCCCCTCCGGCCTGCGGGACCCCTTGGAGTCCAGGCCCGCTGACAAGGACAGAAAGGCTGGCAGGGACCCTCTGGTGGCCAGCCCAGCCCCTGTGGACGTGCCTCAGGAGTCCTGCTCCAGCCAGGACCCTCACCCCCTGGCCCTCACTGCCGGTAGCACCCTTGGCCCCCACCCATCAGAGCCACTGGGTGTCTGCAGGAGCCCCCCGCCACCCTGCTCCCCAACGTTGGAGGCCAGTGACGATGAGGCCCTGCTGGTCTGCTGA
- the SLC7A10 gene encoding asc-type amino acid transporter 1 isoform X1 gives MYPTSLAVISMTFSNYVLQPVFPNCIPPAAASRALSMACLMLLTWVNSLSVRWATRIQDVFTGGKLLALSLIIGVGFVQIFQGHFEELRPSNAFDFWMTPSVGHLALAFLQGSFAFSGWNFLNYVTEELVDPRKNLPRAIFISIPLVTFVYTFTNVAYFTAMSPQELLASNAVAVTFGEKLLGYFSWVMPVSVALSTFGGINGYLFTSSRLCFSGAREGHLPSLLAMIHVRRCTPIPALLVCCGATAVIMLVGDTYTLINYVSFINYLCYGVTILGLLVLRWRRPALHRPIKVNLLIPVAYLVFWAFLLVFSFISEPMVCGVGVIIILTGVPVFFLGAFWRSKPKCVHRLTGIPRGGGKWPLPALPTACHGQALEDTMRHLWSLKQLFLFTCCLLRRCFCKKKKKKKKIFFLGKNKKSSDS, from the exons ATGTACCCCACGAGCCTGGCTGTCATCTCCATGACCTTCTCCAACTACGTGCTGCAGCCGGTGTTCCCCAACTGCATCCCTCCGGCCGCCGCCTCCCGCGCACTCTCCATGGCTTGCCTGA TGCTCCTGACATGGGTGAACAGCTTGAGTGTGCGCTGGGCCACGCGCATCCAGGACGTGTTCACCGGCGGGAAGCTGCTGGCCCTCTCACTCATCATTGGCGTGGGCTTTGTCCAGATCTTCCAAG GACACTTCGAGGAGCTGAGGCCCAGCAACGCCTTTGACTTCTGGATGACGCCATCCGTGGGCCACCTGGCCCTGGCCTTCCTCCAGGGCTCCTTCGCCTTCAGCGGCTGGAACTTCCTCAACTACGtcacagaggagctggtggaccCTCGAAA GAACCTACCTCGTGCCATCTTCATCTCCATCCCCCTGGTGACCTTCGTGTACACCTTCACCAATGTTGCCTACTTCACTGCCATGTCCCCCCAGGAGCTGCTGGCCTCCAATGCCGTGGCCGTG ACCTTCGGGGAGAAGCTGCTGGGCTACTTTTCTTGGGTCATGCCCGTCTCCGTGGCACTTTCCACTTTTGGAGGGATCAATGGCTACCTGTTCACCTCCTCCAG ACTGTGCTTCTCTGGAGCCCGAGAGGGGCACCTGCCCAGCCTGCTAGCCATGATCCACGTCAGACGCTGCACCCCTATTCCCGCGCTCCTCGTCTGT TGCGGGGCCACGGCAGTCATCATGCTCGTGGGAGACACGTACACGCTCATCAACTACGTGTCCTTCATCAACTACCTCTGCTATGGTGTCACCATCCTGGGCCTGCTCGTGCTGCGCTGGAGGCGGCCGGCGCTCCACAGGCCCATCAAG GTGAACCTCCTCATCCCCGTGGCATACTTGGTCTTCTGGGCATTCCTGCTCGTCTTCAGCTTCATCTCGGAGCCCATGGTGTGTGGGGTAGGCGTTATCATCATCCTCACGGGGGTGCCCGTCTTCTTCCTGGGAGCATTCTGGAGAAGCAAACCAAAGTGTGTGCACAGACTCACAG ggatccccagaggaggaggaaaatggcccTTGCCAGCCCTCCCCACTGCCTGCCACGGACAAGCCCTTGAAGACACAATGAGACATTTGTGGAGCCTGAAGCAGCTGTTTCTGTTTACATGTTGTTTATTGAGGAGgtgtttttgcaaaaaaaaaaaaaaaaaaaaaaaaatttttttcctggggaaaaataaaaagagctctGACTCTTAG
- the SLC7A10 gene encoding asc-type amino acid transporter 1 isoform X2 translates to MAGHTQQPSGRGNPGPAPSPSPGRGPGPGASERVALKKEIGLVSACTIIVGNIIGSGIFISPKGVLEHSGSVGLALFVWVLGGGITALGSLCYAELGVAIPKSGGDYAYVTEIFGGLAGFLLLWSAVLIMYPTSLAVISMTFSNYVLQPVFPNCIPPAAASRALSMACLMLLTWVNSLSVRWATRIQDVFTGGKLLALSLIIGVGFVQIFQGHFEELRPSNAFDFWMTPSVGHLALAFLQGSFAFSGWNFLNYVTEELVDPRKNLPRAIFISIPLVTFVYTFTNVAYFTAMSPQELLASNAVAVTFGEKLLGYFSWVMPVSVALSTFGGINGYLFTSSRLCFSGAREGHLPSLLAMIHVRRCTPIPALLVCCGATAVIMLVGDTYTLINYVSFINYLCYGVTILGLLVLRWRRPALHRPIKVNLLIPVAYLVFWAFLLVFSFISEPMVCGVGVIIILTGVPVFFLGAFWRSKPKCVHRLTESVTRWGQELCFVVYPQGSPEEEENGPCQPSPLPATDKPLKTQ, encoded by the exons ATGGCCGGCCACACGCAGCAGCCGAGCGGGCGCGGGAACCCGGGCCCTGCGCCCTCGCCCTCCCCCGGCCGGGGTCCCGGCCCGGGCGCCTCGGAGCGGGTGGCGCTCAAGAAGGAGATCGGGCTGGTGAGCGCCTGTACCATCATCGTCG GAAACATCATTGGCTCGGGCATCTTCATCTCCCCCAAAGGGGTCCTAGAGCACTCTGGCTCTGTGGGTCTGGCCCTCTTCGTCTGGGTCCTGGGTGGAGGCATCACTGCCCTGGGCTCACTCTGCTATGCAGAGCTGGGAGTGGCCATCCCCAAGTCTGGCGGGGACTACGCCTATGTCACTGAGATCTTTGGGGGCCTGGCTGG CTTCCTGCTGCTCTGGAGCGCTGTGCTCATCATGTACCCCACGAGCCTGGCTGTCATCTCCATGACCTTCTCCAACTACGTGCTGCAGCCGGTGTTCCCCAACTGCATCCCTCCGGCCGCCGCCTCCCGCGCACTCTCCATGGCTTGCCTGA TGCTCCTGACATGGGTGAACAGCTTGAGTGTGCGCTGGGCCACGCGCATCCAGGACGTGTTCACCGGCGGGAAGCTGCTGGCCCTCTCACTCATCATTGGCGTGGGCTTTGTCCAGATCTTCCAAG GACACTTCGAGGAGCTGAGGCCCAGCAACGCCTTTGACTTCTGGATGACGCCATCCGTGGGCCACCTGGCCCTGGCCTTCCTCCAGGGCTCCTTCGCCTTCAGCGGCTGGAACTTCCTCAACTACGtcacagaggagctggtggaccCTCGAAA GAACCTACCTCGTGCCATCTTCATCTCCATCCCCCTGGTGACCTTCGTGTACACCTTCACCAATGTTGCCTACTTCACTGCCATGTCCCCCCAGGAGCTGCTGGCCTCCAATGCCGTGGCCGTG ACCTTCGGGGAGAAGCTGCTGGGCTACTTTTCTTGGGTCATGCCCGTCTCCGTGGCACTTTCCACTTTTGGAGGGATCAATGGCTACCTGTTCACCTCCTCCAG ACTGTGCTTCTCTGGAGCCCGAGAGGGGCACCTGCCCAGCCTGCTAGCCATGATCCACGTCAGACGCTGCACCCCTATTCCCGCGCTCCTCGTCTGT TGCGGGGCCACGGCAGTCATCATGCTCGTGGGAGACACGTACACGCTCATCAACTACGTGTCCTTCATCAACTACCTCTGCTATGGTGTCACCATCCTGGGCCTGCTCGTGCTGCGCTGGAGGCGGCCGGCGCTCCACAGGCCCATCAAG GTGAACCTCCTCATCCCCGTGGCATACTTGGTCTTCTGGGCATTCCTGCTCGTCTTCAGCTTCATCTCGGAGCCCATGGTGTGTGGGGTAGGCGTTATCATCATCCTCACGGGGGTGCCCGTCTTCTTCCTGGGAGCATTCTGGAGAAGCAAACCAAAGTGTGTGCACAGACTCACAG AGTCAGTGACACGCTGGGGCCAGGAGCTGTGTTTCGTGGTCTACCCCCAGggatccccagaggaggaggaaaatggcccTTGCCAGCCCTCCCCACTGCCTGCCACGGACAAGCCCTTGAAGACACAATGA